In Desulfobulbaceae bacterium, one DNA window encodes the following:
- a CDS encoding OmpH family outer membrane protein has product MPFARVATWILIIKGCIVMKSLRFLCGVVLVAFFASVVPSLGAELKIATFNIQQIIEKSRVGTEARKAMEAKKAELEPKFKGDQDALKAQAEEIEKKASAWSEEVKAGKERDYQKKMREYQLKVEDAQFEMKQMEKKVLEPIFKELQAVINEIAKADGLSLVFEKSRSNGLLYSAESLDISDKISKALDAKMAK; this is encoded by the coding sequence ATGCCTTTTGCGCGGGTGGCAACATGGATTTTAATCATTAAAGGGTGTATTGTTATGAAATCGTTACGTTTTTTGTGTGGTGTTGTTCTTGTGGCATTTTTTGCCTCCGTTGTGCCATCATTAGGTGCTGAGCTGAAAATTGCCACCTTTAATATTCAGCAGATTATCGAAAAATCACGTGTTGGCACCGAGGCCCGGAAGGCAATGGAGGCCAAAAAAGCTGAACTTGAGCCTAAATTCAAAGGTGATCAGGATGCATTGAAGGCCCAGGCGGAGGAGATCGAGAAGAAGGCGTCTGCTTGGAGTGAAGAGGTTAAAGCTGGTAAGGAACGGGATTATCAGAAGAAAATGCGCGAGTATCAGCTTAAGGTTGAGGATGCTCAGTTTGAAATGAAGCAGATGGAGAAGAAGGTCCTGGAGCCCATCTTCAAGGAGCTGCAAGCAGTGATCAATGAAATTGCCAAGGCTGATGGTTTATCCCTTGTTTTTGAAAAATCTCGAAGCAACGGGTTGCTCTATTCGGCAGAATCTCTTGATATCAGTGATAAGATCAGTAAGGCGTTAGATGCTAAGATGGCGAAGTAA
- the dxs gene encoding 1-deoxy-D-xylulose-5-phosphate synthase → MTLPPSLLSAIHSPTDLKKLNEDRLPELAADIRREIIETVSKVGGHLAPSLGVVELTIAIHYIFNTPDDKLIWDVGHQCYAHKLLTGRLNKFRTIRQYKGLSGFPKREESPYDTFDTGHSSTSISAGLGISCAKDLQKDPRKVIAVIGDGSMTGGMAFEALNQAGHLGKDLIVILNDNEMSISPNVGALSSFLSRKMTGGTMTRLRKEMEHFLKSIPNVGENILQVLKKSEGSFKGFFTPGMLFEALKFDYVGPIPGHDLNSLIETFKNTNEFGSGPTLIHVITSKGKGYKPAENRPDDYHGIGPFDLATGKTIDTKGGAPTYTSVFGKTLVELAETNEKIVAITAAMPAGTGLTHFALRFPNRFFDVGIAEQHAVTFAAGLATENIHPVVAIYSTFLQRSLDQIIHDVCLPNLPVTLMLDRAGLVGDDGPTHHGVFDLTYLRMIPNLVVMAPKDETELRNMLHTAVLHPGPTAIRYPRGQGLGAQDNELLQTLDIGKGELLKEGNDILLLPIGSCVQPALDAALELEKHGINSTVINPRFASPLDRDLIVSWAEKTGHVVTIEENVKKGGFGSGVLELLSEIPGCRVKTTLLGLPNTFMTQGPQETLRNLAGIDTPGIIKAAMALLNNASQAN, encoded by the coding sequence ATGACATTACCGCCTTCACTCCTCTCGGCCATTCACTCGCCAACTGACCTAAAAAAGCTTAATGAAGACCGACTCCCTGAATTGGCAGCAGATATCCGCCGTGAGATCATCGAAACCGTATCCAAGGTCGGTGGACACCTGGCCCCTTCGTTAGGTGTTGTTGAATTGACCATAGCGATCCATTACATATTCAACACCCCGGATGACAAGTTAATATGGGACGTCGGACACCAATGCTATGCTCACAAACTATTAACCGGACGCCTCAATAAATTCAGGACCATTCGCCAATACAAAGGATTAAGCGGATTTCCTAAGCGAGAGGAAAGCCCGTATGACACCTTTGATACCGGACACAGCAGCACCTCGATCTCGGCAGGACTCGGCATCTCCTGTGCCAAAGACCTCCAAAAAGATCCTCGAAAAGTAATTGCGGTAATCGGCGATGGCTCCATGACTGGCGGCATGGCCTTCGAGGCCCTGAACCAGGCAGGCCACTTAGGGAAAGACCTTATCGTTATCCTGAATGATAATGAAATGTCCATCTCTCCGAATGTAGGCGCTTTATCAAGTTTCCTGAGCCGCAAGATGACAGGCGGCACAATGACCAGACTACGAAAGGAAATGGAACATTTTCTGAAATCAATCCCTAACGTCGGAGAAAACATTCTCCAAGTTCTCAAGAAAAGCGAAGGGAGTTTCAAGGGTTTCTTTACACCCGGAATGCTATTCGAAGCGCTGAAATTCGACTATGTCGGGCCAATACCAGGCCATGACCTAAACTCACTCATCGAAACCTTTAAAAACACCAATGAATTTGGCAGCGGACCGACATTGATCCACGTCATCACCAGCAAGGGAAAAGGCTATAAACCTGCAGAAAACAGGCCTGACGACTACCATGGCATCGGACCTTTTGACCTGGCCACCGGCAAAACCATTGACACTAAAGGCGGGGCGCCGACCTATACTTCAGTCTTCGGAAAAACCCTGGTCGAACTCGCTGAGACCAACGAAAAGATTGTCGCTATCACCGCCGCCATGCCCGCAGGAACAGGCCTTACCCACTTTGCCCTACGTTTCCCGAACCGCTTCTTCGATGTGGGCATTGCGGAACAACACGCCGTCACCTTTGCCGCAGGACTCGCCACTGAAAACATCCACCCAGTGGTTGCCATCTACTCGACTTTTCTGCAGCGCTCCCTCGACCAGATCATCCACGATGTATGTCTGCCCAATCTCCCGGTAACCCTCATGCTTGACCGTGCCGGTCTGGTTGGCGACGACGGCCCCACCCACCATGGCGTCTTCGACCTTACCTACCTCCGAATGATTCCCAACCTTGTAGTCATGGCCCCAAAGGACGAAACAGAATTACGCAACATGCTGCACACAGCGGTTCTTCATCCCGGACCAACTGCGATCAGGTACCCCCGAGGACAAGGACTTGGCGCCCAAGATAATGAACTGTTGCAAACACTAGACATTGGGAAAGGGGAACTGCTTAAGGAAGGAAATGATATCCTGCTTCTGCCAATCGGGTCCTGCGTTCAACCTGCGCTGGACGCTGCTCTGGAGCTTGAGAAACATGGAATTAACAGCACCGTGATCAACCCCAGATTTGCAAGCCCCCTGGATCGGGACCTGATTGTCTCCTGGGCCGAAAAAACGGGCCATGTTGTTACCATTGAAGAGAACGTCAAAAAGGGTGGATTTGGCAGTGGTGTGCTGGAACTTCTGTCCGAGATTCCAGGATGCCGGGTAAAAACCACCCTACTCGGACTACCGAACACCTTCATGACGCAAGGACCCCAGGAAACGTTACGCAACCTTGCCGGCATCGACACGCCAGGCATTATCAAGGCTGCTATGGCACTGTTGAACAATGCCTCCCAAGCAAACTAA
- the glgP gene encoding alpha-glucan family phosphorylase, producing MDNNTILEQMISINKFGTFFGVKQEVLETVWNSLTAPEGNSVTYVSMEIGADNDVLNPVKNKLEQLPFSSGDSRLKYFTSKFLHDSGKIPNYSGGLGVLAGDTLKSFADCTIPVVAISLLYRKGYFSQLIDSRAGQIAYSTQWRPEETSNLYLLKDPVNPDIPLQIEIPFFERGDKKVSAYANLWVKMEINSTLDFFVPEILLDYSISPSPSWICMAAEHLYDSRSERSKIIQRRLLGAGVIPVMQALGITSNTIHLNEQHGVVVVLHLIADYLQHKFGVDYPILAEDKDILDAANKAAERMVYTIHTPVKAGHDRFSKDLYSELGHSFCQRILGLLAQDEDNSDLFNFTNLAMKVNRASNSVSRIHQQVTQKQFPKYAHKIKAVTNGVHHLTWISKAKAELYDSFKEFHHWRLDPGVFANASQLQENNKFRTYLEQAWLTDTTLLTTYINQMLIQHRNQMHETWIDPPNFISHLDEKSRDLNPNIFTIGFARRFSTYKRADLIFDNIDILAKIVVEHNWPVNFVFAGKAHPSDEPGKSIIKLLLDRQQELYEKSKGLAKLIFIPGYDMAIAKLMVAGVHSWLNTPKRPLEASGTSGMKAAINGIPNISIMDGWWVEGYHDGKTGWKFGAETIVTESCLSEDAACLLYEEDSTSFYKVFPQILQAFYDKSLRSQFIDKCINNIALNGPIFNTHRLAAEYVNLYKLPLPAPVTKKIHRLASLYDSNR from the coding sequence ATGGATAATAATACGATTCTCGAACAAATGATCTCAATCAACAAATTTGGAACTTTTTTTGGAGTAAAACAAGAAGTCCTTGAAACGGTATGGAATAGCCTGACCGCTCCGGAGGGCAATTCAGTCACATACGTCAGCATGGAAATTGGAGCGGACAACGATGTCCTCAACCCGGTAAAGAATAAATTAGAGCAACTCCCCTTCAGCAGCGGAGACTCCCGCCTTAAGTATTTCACTAGCAAATTCCTTCACGACTCAGGGAAAATACCTAACTACAGCGGCGGTCTCGGGGTCTTAGCAGGCGATACCTTGAAGAGTTTCGCAGACTGTACCATTCCAGTGGTGGCCATCTCACTGCTCTACCGCAAAGGGTACTTTTCCCAACTAATCGATTCACGCGCTGGACAAATAGCCTACTCGACCCAATGGCGTCCAGAGGAGACATCAAACCTTTACCTTCTGAAAGACCCCGTCAATCCTGACATACCTCTTCAAATTGAAATTCCTTTTTTTGAACGTGGTGACAAGAAAGTCAGCGCTTACGCTAATCTCTGGGTAAAAATGGAGATTAACAGCACACTTGATTTTTTTGTTCCGGAAATCCTGCTTGACTACAGCATCTCCCCTTCACCTAGTTGGATCTGCATGGCCGCTGAGCATCTCTACGATAGTCGGAGTGAACGTTCCAAGATAATCCAGCGCCGTCTGTTGGGCGCCGGCGTCATTCCTGTCATGCAGGCCCTTGGAATTACTTCAAATACTATCCATCTAAACGAACAGCACGGTGTGGTGGTGGTACTTCATCTGATCGCCGATTACCTTCAGCATAAATTTGGCGTCGACTACCCCATCCTGGCCGAAGACAAAGATATACTTGATGCGGCAAACAAAGCGGCGGAACGGATGGTTTACACCATCCACACCCCAGTCAAGGCAGGACACGACCGTTTCAGCAAGGACCTCTACTCCGAATTAGGACACTCCTTTTGTCAACGAATCCTCGGGCTTCTCGCTCAAGATGAGGACAACTCAGACCTCTTCAACTTTACTAACCTCGCCATGAAGGTAAATCGGGCGAGCAACAGTGTCAGCCGAATCCACCAACAGGTCACTCAGAAACAATTCCCCAAATACGCCCACAAAATCAAAGCAGTAACCAACGGGGTCCACCACCTTACGTGGATCAGCAAGGCCAAAGCCGAGTTATACGACAGCTTCAAAGAATTTCACCATTGGCGGCTGGATCCCGGCGTTTTTGCCAACGCCTCACAACTCCAGGAAAACAACAAATTTCGAACATACCTTGAGCAAGCATGGCTGACTGACACCACGCTCCTGACTACCTACATCAATCAAATGCTTATCCAGCACCGCAACCAAATGCACGAAACCTGGATCGATCCACCAAATTTCATCTCACACCTGGATGAAAAGAGCAGAGATCTCAATCCGAATATCTTCACCATAGGCTTTGCCCGACGCTTCTCCACTTACAAACGGGCAGATTTGATCTTCGACAACATCGATATACTGGCCAAGATCGTAGTCGAGCACAACTGGCCAGTCAACTTCGTGTTTGCCGGCAAGGCACATCCCTCAGACGAACCAGGAAAAAGCATTATCAAGCTACTGCTCGACCGCCAACAAGAGCTTTACGAGAAAAGCAAAGGCCTGGCCAAACTGATATTTATCCCCGGCTATGACATGGCCATCGCCAAGCTGATGGTGGCAGGAGTACACTCATGGCTGAACACCCCCAAGAGACCACTTGAAGCCAGCGGCACCAGCGGCATGAAGGCAGCGATCAATGGGATCCCCAACATCAGCATCATGGACGGTTGGTGGGTCGAGGGCTATCATGATGGCAAGACAGGATGGAAATTCGGCGCCGAAACTATCGTTACCGAATCTTGCCTCAGCGAAGATGCTGCCTGCCTCCTGTACGAGGAAGATTCAACATCATTCTACAAAGTGTTCCCTCAAATCCTACAAGCCTTCTATGACAAAAGCCTACGCTCGCAATTCATCGACAAATGCATCAACAATATCGCCTTAAACGGTCCGATTTTTAATACTCACCGTCTGGCAGCCGAATATGTCAATCTTTACAAGTTGCCACTTCCAGCGCCAGTCACAAAAAAAATCCATCGGCTTGCTTCACTCTACGACAGCAACCGCTGA
- a CDS encoding AmpG family muropeptide MFS transporter codes for MTHHCNKRVEPSRKPPGYAETGAEISLNRIRTPQPPTTKPFNKSLWTFSTYFAEGFPYTIIRTVSSLFFRDRGMSLEALGVTSIFGLPWVLKFLWGPLIDAYSSKRSWLLFCEAFLVLIIVTATILSPLLNAIHYIAILFFLGSFIAATHDIAIDGYYLEALNQAEQAQYLGFRVMAYRIAMMTGTGVIVTVGAMIGWSWAFALASLIMGALFSLHSVILPQVCQQKSIPRLSLPFRQKHAWIIGSIAATLISVTLLTNRSTNFTPLTNNLPAIITLSLFAGLILIWYSKKRLQQLLHDNPDSFYAKSFLSFIDQPKIGAVLGFIILCRAGEYMLSCMYSPFMVDLGLKTHYGWISAGVGLPCSIAGAMLGGWAISRTGLKRTIWPFLLLQNLTNIAYMILALHYADLIGPPPPTEEADLSLLLSVASIHGFDQFAGGLGTAVLMTFLMRLCHSDFKASHYAIGTGLMSISGLYAGVISGFLTAWLGYGLFFGISFLLSIPGMAMVFFLPIHENESTEEQIA; via the coding sequence ATGACTCATCATTGTAATAAAAGGGTCGAGCCTTCCCGCAAGCCGCCAGGATACGCAGAAACAGGCGCAGAGATCTCTCTTAATCGCATCAGGACTCCGCAACCTCCTACAACAAAGCCATTCAACAAATCTCTATGGACTTTCTCCACCTATTTCGCAGAAGGATTTCCCTACACCATCATACGCACCGTCTCTTCCCTTTTTTTCAGAGACAGGGGAATGAGCCTGGAAGCGCTCGGAGTAACGTCCATCTTTGGCCTGCCCTGGGTACTAAAATTCCTCTGGGGACCTCTGATTGATGCGTATAGCAGTAAACGTTCCTGGCTCTTATTCTGCGAAGCATTCCTTGTTTTGATTATCGTGACGGCAACGATCCTAAGCCCTTTACTCAACGCGATTCACTACATCGCCATCCTCTTCTTCCTGGGAAGTTTCATCGCCGCGACCCACGATATCGCTATTGACGGCTATTACCTTGAGGCGCTCAACCAAGCCGAGCAGGCCCAATACTTGGGATTTCGGGTCATGGCCTACCGCATCGCCATGATGACCGGGACCGGGGTCATCGTGACAGTTGGCGCCATGATTGGTTGGAGCTGGGCCTTCGCCCTGGCATCACTGATCATGGGAGCCCTGTTTTCCCTGCACTCCGTAATACTTCCTCAGGTCTGCCAGCAGAAGAGTATCCCCAGACTCTCGCTACCTTTCAGGCAAAAGCACGCCTGGATAATAGGATCCATCGCAGCGACTCTGATCAGCGTTACCCTTCTGACCAACCGAAGCACTAACTTCACACCATTGACCAACAATCTCCCAGCCATTATCACCTTGAGTCTTTTCGCCGGACTAATCCTCATCTGGTATTCAAAAAAACGCCTCCAACAGCTGCTTCATGACAACCCTGATTCTTTTTACGCCAAATCATTCTTATCCTTCATCGACCAACCAAAAATCGGCGCCGTCCTGGGCTTCATCATCTTATGTAGAGCAGGTGAATACATGCTCTCCTGCATGTATTCACCATTCATGGTCGATCTCGGACTAAAGACTCATTATGGGTGGATTTCGGCTGGGGTTGGGCTGCCATGCTCCATTGCCGGAGCAATGCTTGGAGGCTGGGCAATCAGCAGAACAGGACTCAAACGGACGATTTGGCCATTTCTACTTCTTCAAAACCTAACAAATATTGCCTACATGATCCTGGCGTTGCACTACGCAGACCTCATAGGCCCACCTCCACCTACAGAAGAAGCAGATCTTAGCCTCTTACTTTCAGTGGCCTCAATCCATGGCTTTGACCAATTTGCAGGAGGCTTAGGGACGGCGGTGCTGATGACCTTTCTCATGCGACTCTGCCACTCAGACTTCAAGGCGTCGCACTATGCAATCGGTACTGGCTTGATGAGTATCAGCGGACTCTACGCCGGGGTAATCAGTGGCTTTTTGACCGCTTGGTTAGGGTATGGATTGTTTTTCGGAATAAGTTTTTTACTATCAATCCCCGGTATGGCGATGGTTTTCTTTTTACCGATTCACGAGAACGAATCAACAGAGGAGCAGATCGCATAA
- a CDS encoding tetratricopeptide repeat protein, which produces MRKYSMTKRWLECLWGWVGLGSSCRISDLGVKTRNCALPQNCKRLQGTPDARNGVASYTLGEQPHDKAEGVPCDRLPCRRMLCAIAGLVFLLLCQSNQGWGHVTDANMPDAVAETEYQILLEFQPEQHEVRNKLGMVLLRKKKYVEAEAEFSTVLKSAPENFNAIDGLGLVMSRTGREKEAVEQFLKAIRINSQDVMVHYHLGLAHAALGDYLAAEKAYRQAITQAEQPSAVSLPKADLSAIRKALETNTVPPSIKE; this is translated from the coding sequence ATGAGGAAATATTCGATGACCAAACGATGGCTGGAGTGTCTTTGGGGGTGGGTGGGGCTTGGCAGCTCATGCCGGATAAGTGATCTCGGGGTAAAAACTAGAAACTGCGCTCTGCCTCAGAACTGTAAGCGATTGCAGGGTACCCCAGATGCGCGAAATGGGGTTGCGAGCTATACACTGGGTGAGCAGCCCCATGACAAAGCAGAGGGGGTGCCCTGTGATCGCTTACCATGCCGGAGAATGTTATGCGCGATAGCGGGTCTGGTGTTTCTTCTTCTGTGCCAATCCAATCAGGGATGGGGCCATGTGACTGATGCCAATATGCCAGATGCCGTGGCTGAGACGGAGTATCAGATACTGTTGGAGTTTCAGCCGGAACAGCATGAGGTGCGTAATAAGCTGGGAATGGTTTTACTGAGAAAGAAGAAGTATGTTGAGGCAGAAGCGGAGTTCAGTACTGTTTTGAAATCGGCCCCGGAGAATTTTAATGCTATTGACGGACTCGGGTTGGTTATGAGCCGGACTGGTCGAGAGAAGGAGGCGGTTGAACAATTCCTGAAGGCAATCAGGATCAACTCACAGGACGTCATGGTTCACTATCATCTTGGTTTAGCTCACGCGGCCCTTGGAGATTATCTGGCTGCAGAAAAAGCATATCGTCAAGCCATCACCCAGGCCGAGCAGCCATCGGCTGTTTCGCTCCCCAAAGCAGACCTTAGTGCTATTCGCAAAGCCCTCGAAACAAACACTGTGCCGCCTTCAATAAAGGAATAA
- the pal gene encoding peptidoglycan-associated lipoprotein Pal: MVKSYLKLVAVGVMMGAVFMASGCSQKKVKAEEAATPAFAGQQDMGAEALDAQPMAPKSAFTILEGRTTGPMLPVYFDFDKSGVRADQQTRMETNATYLKDNPQAMIAIEGNCDERGTNEYNMALGERRAIAAKQYLANMGVGESRMNTISYGEEKPLNFGHDELAWSQNRRADFVQQ, encoded by the coding sequence ATGGTTAAGAGTTACTTAAAGTTAGTTGCGGTTGGTGTAATGATGGGGGCTGTGTTTATGGCCAGCGGTTGTAGCCAGAAGAAGGTTAAGGCCGAGGAAGCAGCCACGCCTGCTTTTGCTGGTCAGCAGGATATGGGTGCTGAGGCGCTTGATGCCCAGCCTATGGCGCCAAAGTCAGCCTTCACTATTTTGGAAGGTCGAACCACTGGTCCAATGTTGCCGGTATATTTTGACTTTGATAAGTCAGGTGTTCGTGCTGATCAACAAACCCGGATGGAGACTAACGCTACCTACCTGAAGGATAATCCTCAGGCTATGATTGCCATTGAAGGCAATTGTGACGAGCGTGGTACCAACGAATACAATATGGCTCTTGGCGAGAGAAGAGCTATTGCTGCAAAACAGTATTTGGCTAACATGGGTGTTGGTGAGAGCCGGATGAACACCATCAGCTATGGTGAAGAGAAGCCTTTGAATTTTGGACATGACGAACTTGCTTGGTCTCAGAATCGTCGTGCTGATTTTGTTCAACAGTAA
- the nikR gene encoding nickel-responsive transcriptional regulator NikR gives MGDIVRFGISITDDLLLRFDDLIAEKGYVNRSEAIRDLIRNALIERDLTNEQEEAIGTISMVYDHHTRDLADKLTEHQHSHHKEIISALHVHLDHHHCLEVVVAKGIASNIKRLADELIGTKGVKHGKLMMTTNKGLG, from the coding sequence ATGGGTGACATCGTTCGTTTTGGCATATCGATCACAGATGACCTATTACTCCGCTTCGACGACCTGATAGCAGAAAAAGGCTATGTCAATCGCTCGGAAGCAATTAGGGACCTGATCCGCAACGCTTTAATAGAAAGGGATTTAACCAACGAACAAGAAGAAGCCATAGGCACCATTTCCATGGTCTATGACCATCACACAAGAGACCTTGCGGACAAACTCACAGAACACCAGCACTCACACCACAAGGAGATCATCTCCGCCTTGCACGTCCATCTTGATCATCACCACTGCCTGGAAGTTGTGGTTGCCAAAGGAATCGCCTCTAACATAAAAAGGCTGGCAGACGAACTGATTGGCACTAAAGGGGTCAAGCATGGCAAACTGATGATGACCACCAACAAAGGGTTAGGCTGA
- a CDS encoding polyprenyl synthetase family protein produces MDIKAYLSAKREQVEQVLYALMPAPGNELNHHIESLNYSLQAGGKRVRPILCLAAAESLGHDVPSQLMIIPCALECIHTYSLIHDDLPAMDDDALRRGKPTNHMIYGEAGAILAGDGLLTFAFELLSKPEASELVSDRDRLRITHLIAKAIGSYGMVGGQALDMEAEDRDIPLAALQMIHQCKTGALITASVQTGAILGQANSTQYQALTSYGELVGLAFQIVDDLLNVEGTTEQLGKASGSDAKKCKATYPAFLGVEQTRIKAQETIQTAIDTLAEFGPAADPLRELARYIYRRTN; encoded by the coding sequence ATAGACATCAAGGCATACCTCTCCGCGAAGCGCGAGCAAGTTGAACAAGTTCTATACGCCCTAATGCCAGCACCTGGCAATGAACTTAATCATCATATCGAATCATTGAATTACAGCCTGCAGGCAGGGGGCAAACGAGTGCGGCCGATTCTCTGCCTTGCTGCGGCCGAGTCTTTAGGTCACGATGTCCCCAGTCAACTGATGATCATTCCTTGCGCTCTCGAATGCATCCACACGTACTCTCTCATCCATGACGATCTGCCCGCCATGGATGATGATGCCCTCAGGCGCGGCAAACCGACCAATCACATGATTTATGGTGAAGCTGGAGCAATTTTAGCGGGAGACGGCCTACTCACCTTTGCTTTCGAACTCCTGAGCAAACCAGAAGCAAGCGAATTGGTCTCGGACCGTGACCGATTACGGATCACCCACCTCATCGCCAAAGCCATAGGTTCCTATGGCATGGTGGGCGGCCAAGCCCTGGACATGGAAGCCGAAGACCGGGACATCCCCCTCGCCGCCCTGCAGATGATCCACCAATGCAAAACCGGCGCTCTAATTACCGCCTCGGTTCAGACTGGCGCCATCCTGGGCCAGGCCAACAGCACCCAGTATCAGGCCCTGACCTCCTATGGAGAGCTTGTCGGCTTGGCCTTCCAGATCGTCGATGATCTGCTGAACGTCGAGGGAACCACCGAGCAGCTTGGCAAAGCGTCTGGATCCGACGCCAAAAAATGTAAAGCGACCTATCCAGCATTTCTCGGAGTCGAGCAAACCCGAATTAAAGCGCAGGAAACGATACAAACCGCTATCGACACCTTAGCAGAATTTGGCCCCGCTGCTGATCCGTTACGAGAGCTGGCCCGATATATTTATCGCCGCACGAACTGA
- a CDS encoding exodeoxyribonuclease VII small subunit, with the protein MAKQTFEECLEKLEQITREMEEGNLSLETSLKKFDEGMKLADFCSRKLDEAQKRVDILINKDGAIHTEPFINHSTED; encoded by the coding sequence ATGGCTAAACAAACTTTTGAAGAATGCCTCGAAAAACTGGAACAAATTACCAGGGAAATGGAAGAGGGAAATTTAAGTCTCGAAACATCACTCAAAAAATTTGACGAGGGGATGAAGCTCGCAGATTTCTGTTCCCGAAAACTTGACGAAGCACAAAAACGAGTCGACATCCTGATCAACAAAGACGGCGCTATTCATACTGAACCTTTTATCAACCACTCCACAGAAGACTAG
- a CDS encoding response regulator produces the protein MMARHILIVDESEMMRTVLGARILSVLDDAVILHACGADEIGQIVDREVVHLILYSWDIQDEIGLQLCTKLAQREDGPQIPFLFLIGDKKEHVEMATELVGSSHLVMPCPPEALCRAIDRVCSPVTLRQAKRYSIGDTCAVIEQRQVRIDATVINISIGGALCEMDLDPLFSWAYPLMLSVQFSGEQGSVEVNDLRGVISNMKVMTWHSDQTPKRIRVGVKFLGVSDTVRDVLDQVFTQTEDA, from the coding sequence ATGATGGCCAGGCATATTTTAATCGTTGATGAGTCGGAGATGATGCGTACGGTCTTAGGTGCCAGAATATTGTCTGTGCTTGATGATGCGGTAATACTTCATGCCTGTGGGGCTGATGAGATCGGGCAGATTGTTGACCGTGAGGTGGTGCATTTGATTTTATACTCATGGGATATTCAAGATGAGATTGGTCTGCAACTATGCACGAAGTTGGCACAGAGAGAAGATGGCCCACAAATTCCGTTTTTGTTTTTAATCGGTGATAAAAAAGAACATGTGGAGATGGCGACCGAGTTGGTTGGCTCTTCACATCTTGTTATGCCTTGTCCACCGGAGGCACTGTGCCGGGCCATTGACCGGGTATGCAGCCCGGTCACCTTGCGTCAAGCGAAGCGTTACAGTATCGGAGATACGTGTGCTGTTATCGAACAGCGGCAAGTCAGGATTGATGCTACCGTTATAAATATCAGTATTGGTGGTGCGTTGTGCGAGATGGATCTGGATCCGCTATTTAGCTGGGCTTACCCGTTAATGTTGTCTGTCCAGTTTAGCGGTGAGCAAGGTTCGGTCGAGGTCAACGATCTTCGCGGAGTGATTTCCAATATGAAAGTCATGACCTGGCACTCAGATCAGACGCCAAAACGTATCCGGGTTGGGGTGAAGTTCCTTGGCGTTTCTGATACAGTCAGGGATGTTCTTGATCAGGTTTTTACCCAGACAGAAGACGCATAG